From the Populus nigra chromosome 13, ddPopNigr1.1, whole genome shotgun sequence genome, the window AAAATTCCTCTTTAGTACCCAAAATATTTCACTATTTGGTTCTCTCTCCTAAACAATTCTATCTCTTGCAACATGACCCCTTTGGCAACCCCATGCTCCCTGGTGACCTTTgctgcattattttttatggccGCTGATCTCCTCATATCACTAATGTAGATACCCTTGGAAAGCTAATAAATTGTATGTTTTCTTATTCaattcaacaacaacaagaataacaataattttgaaGACACAAAACTGGAAACAGCTGATttatattgaagaaaatatgatTATCCACTTCCCTTTTTCTTTCAGTTTATAGGCTATCCAATTATCAAATATTCtgaattaaattataacataatttgcACGGTCTTTCTTCGcctatggttttatttttatttaaaaaataataataggatTGATATTATTGCACCGGTCCCTCTTTGCCCATGGCTTTACTTTTCTTAAAGCAATCAGATTAGTTTTATTGCATGATCTctattattcttattcttttttttattattagcgtggggtgttcgggccagcttgcgcgcaccacgactattccccacggtccactggacatcctgcaagctcaggagcaggtaaggcaccacgggggtgacaggcgtgtacatagagggtcgaacccgggacgggggcggaacaagtcacacgattgaccacagcgGCTATTTAATGGTTGCGGCTTATTATTGTTCTCTTTGCCATTCATGAAAACTACTTTTATGTTCATAAAAACATAGACATGGAGAGATTCGATGATACAAACTAAGTcaggtttgaatttgattttaaaatacttgCTGGTCAGTTTTACGAGATTATACATATCTCTCTCAAACTGTATattggatcgagctgaaattttatatagaaataCTAGACACATGGAAttgtattttgataaattttcaggtcAAATGAAGTTcagaaacatattattttagaggTTTGAAGTAAGTAGACGAATCTTGTTAAATATGTCAAACTAGatctttatatattatttgagaCATATCTAGAACTACAAGTGAAGTTTTGTTGCTATTGAAATTGAGATGAAAACTAGATATCTCAATAATTCCAAACGTATATTATAGGCTTATTAATGTATCCAGACGAGAAAAAACGACTTGTTTGAAGTCAGGATTGAAATCtgccaaaaatatataaaaattaaagattcgGGCTACATGAAAAATTTTTACCatgaagaatttgtttttttaactgcaAATTCTGAAAGCAAGTTAAAGaataaatatgagttttttctttacttgtttgTGGCAAAACATTTCTTTAAAGGGACAAAGATCGTATACTgaattatcaaagattaactgacTTTGTGGTGTTATTAACGTACTTATAATTCTTAAATACAAGATTATctctgaatttaatttttttttctaatatgttaTAGAATTATTTCTATATCATGATGCTATTAAACCCGATTGTcaatttttcaagttattatTTACTTTGTTGAGAGTTACTTACAACATTATCAAGAGATTTacatcaactttttatttttttttgtttaacgtggatgtccgggccagcttgcgcgcacctcgactaatcccacgggtcctgaaattaacaaccatgtaaaccTTCCGTGCCatcataaactttttttttttttcatctacaaGTTGTGGCATTGTTGTTTCCGcaatctttgaaattttaaaagttttggcATCGGTGCTGCAAATTTAACTTCTTGCGGCAACATATATTGTCGTGATAAGttataacttttctttttttgtcttgttgCACTTTGTCGTCACAAATtcaaatatatgttattttataaaataaatttatgcacTGTGATACTTTTTTTCCTTGGCCAATACATAGAATTTAGCGAAATTAATAGAAGCACACATAACTAAACCTAATTACAGCATAGACCCAGCAAACAAATTTAGATTTCTGTTTCCTTTTCTGTTGTTAATGGCATGTAGCTTTTTATGAAGAAAGAATTAAGAACACAATTTAAGTATAATGCATGTGCAATTTAATCATAGATAAACGATTTGATGTCAAACTATGATAGTGAAGCTAAGCAAGGGAATTCTCCACGCTTgcttcaaaatatataattaagagCTTCTTAgcaaaaatcttatatatttcATTGCAGCCTAGAGACTAAACTTGATCAAACATGGACGAACAAGCCAATTAACTCTCCCATCACACCAACAGAGTTTTTGCACAGACTATTCTTCATCAAGTCTTGAGAGCAGTCCAGCTTTtctatttcccttttcttttttctcaaacaaaaactTTTGGATTTCGTAGTGGAAGCTGCTACTGATGATGCAGTGAATGGTGGAGGAGAAAAACCGGAGATGAAATGTAGAGTCATGCATGGGATAGGAGGAGCAGTGATCAAGCCAGACAATGAGTGATTGATCGATCCCCACCATTGAACACTACATCATAGACGATGATAAGTTCCCACTTTCTTCTTTGTTCCTGACAAATTAAGAACTGTtaactttgaaaagaaaaaagtcatcAACTGTTAACACCACATCATCGACATCCAGCGAGCCTGATATTTTTCTCGGAGCATCTCATCAAACACCAAAATACCCAATCCAGTTCAAGTCCTCGAGATATTCCAAGATATATATGCTTCCTTCCTTCCCTTTGAAGGCGAAGATAGTGAGAACGCAATTGTCCACTGTTATAGTAGCTGGCCTGGCAAGTTCAAGATATGGCGAGTCAAATCGATAATCTATTGATCTGGGACGTGATTTAAAGTGGGCTAGTggaaaaaaactgtttttttttacaagaacaCATAGTTTTAAATGTTTCtccgaataaaaaaaagttgtagtCGATCCATCTCAATCCATACAACTCACAACTTATCTTAGACTTAGATTTATTCTCGAATCAAGTTTATAACTATGCAATTATTCTAACAGCgtataaacaaagaaaaagtaaaggccacataataaaatgattgattGGAACATTGAATAtagttttcttaataaaaattcatatataagcGATTTGATGTCAAACCATGATGGTGGGGGGATTAAGTAAGGGAATTTCCCACAAGTATATAAGAGCTTGTTAGCAAAAACCTTACATATTTTCATTGCAGCCTACAGGCAAAACTTGATCGAACATGGACCAACAAGCCAACTCTCCAATCAACCCAAAGAGTGGCTTCAACTCCTCAGCAAAGACTTTCCATAGCCTAAGACCTCCTATCCATCTCCCTCCCGAGGAAACTCCTTTCTCAGCAGCTGACTATGCTCTCTCACTCCATGCCAACCACTCTCCCTGGCCTGATTCATTAGCCATAATCAACTCATCCACAAGCCAAAAGCTTTCTTACTCGGACTTCATTGAAAGAATCAAATCCTTAACCTTGTATCTCCAAAATGTCACTCAACTTCGCAAAAATGACACTGCCTTTATTCTCTGTCCAAACTCCATTAAAGTCCCCGTTCTGTACTTCTCTCTTCTTTCACTTGGTGTAGTGATCTCCCCTGCAAATCCCATAAGCACTGAATCAGAAATCTCACACCAGATCAGTCTCTCTAACCCGGTAATCGCCTTTGCTATATCAAAAACATGTCACAAGCTTCCAAAGCTGAAATACAGAACCATTCTCATCGACTCACCTGAGTTTGACTCAGTAATTACCATGTCTCCTGCGGCTGCAACAACAGCTCAGCAAGACCTCGAAAAGGTTACAGTGAGTCAATCAGACTTGGCAGCGATCATGTACTCCTCAGGCACGACAGGGAAAGTCAAAGGAGTGATGTTGACTCACAGGAACCTCATGGCTGTAATTGCGGGGTACTATCCATTTAAACAAGAGAGGAAATCCCCTACTGTCATGCTTTACACGGTGCCATATTTTCACGTGTTTGGATTCTTCTACAGTTTTAAATCAGTAGCATTAAGTGAAACAGTGGTGGTGATGGAGAGGTTTGATTTGAAGAAGATGTTGAGAGCTGTGGAGAAGTTTAGGGTAACCCACCTGGCGGTGGCGCCACCAGTGGTTGTAGCGATGGCAAAGAGTGACTTGACGGACGGTTACGATTTGAGGTCGCTGGAGACTGTGGGGTGTGGTGGTGCTCCGCTTGGGAAGGATGTTATGAAGGTGTTCGCAGACAGGTTTCCTACCGTGGACCTGTGGCAGGTTAGTGGCCATAATTTTTGGTATTCTCCGAGAGTACATGTTTATACATAGCAATATACTCGAAATAAATTGGAACGTGCAGATATAACAAGATAGTTTATACATGCGGAAGATCAAGAGGGTGTTTGTCATTGTTAATCAGATCAATACTAATTAATCcgtgtttaattaaaacatttcaaaaaaaaaaaaaaaactaacttaaatCGGACTTGATTATTTAGGAGAGCTGTGTGTCTGCTTTTCAActctataatttttcttataatcacTTCTTAAAAGAGATGATTTGCTTATAAATATAACAAGAACAAACAATGAAACGAACCCTAAAATAGTTGGGAACAAGAAAGTCGGATAGTTGTTGTTCCTAAGCAATGGTAAGATGATGAAGATAAATATGTCGGCCACCTAATtaacaaaactaatttaaagCTTTCATTGACTTTTTTGGGTCAatgctaatttttttgtttcatataaaaaattctcttatgttttattgttgtataattaaataaaaaataatctttagtAGAAAAAGCTTATTGAATCCCATGACGTGTATGTCTTGTATTATAAGTTTACATGGTTTATTTGagttcaccttttttttttgttaagtgctatttttttttatcatttttatccttcaatattgagttaattaaaagttaagctttaccttttatttttttcaagattatccccataaattttatatgttaacttgagttaacccgAATAGCTCCAATGCGTTTgctattaatgattttttattttcgtgttttttttttgcttataacaattgttattaatcctggcCCGGCCCGGTGGATCGACCCGGTGGCTAGACCagtccgggtttaataaaagaccaGATGAGGCAACAGCCCGGCTAAACCCGGGTGAcctggcgggtcgacccgggacccgggcgAACCCGGATGAGACTcgatgtttgttttttgttttttttttcaaatgtgagatttgatacccattagtatatatactctatgttttcaagaaaaaagtcatgttttttcaatgtgggataaaaaaaatctttggtttaaatacttcaacttaaaagaataatatagtatcttttcaatgtgagatttgaaacccttttgtatatatactctatgttctcaagaaaaaaaaatcatgttttttcaatgtgggataaaaaaccttttagtttaaatacttcaacttaaaaggataatatagtatcttttcaatgtgggatttgaagcctttcgtatatatactctatgttcccatgaaaaaagttatgttttttcaatgtgggatttgaaacccattagtatatatactctatgttcccaagaaaaaaatcatgattttttaatgtgggataaaaaaccttttggtttaaatacttcaacttaaaaggataacataatatcttttcaacgtgggatttgaagccctttcataaatatactctatgttccaatgaaaaaagttatattttttcaatgtgagatttgaaatctattagtatatatactctatgttcccaagaaaaaaattatgttttttcaatgtgggatttgaaacctattagtatatatacgctatgtttccaagaaaaaaattatgttttttcaatttaaatacctcaacttaaaaacttaacgtaatatctttttaatgtgggataaattttttttttaaatattcttttaaacttacttcattgtttacaatatgtataacctatatttacatgaattttttcatatgaaatattaaaactttaatttttttaatttttccgggttgacccataaaacccgggacccggccccttggccgggtcaaccaTGGGCCGGGTTTAACAACTATACTTATAACACAAGGATCAGTTTAGAGAATTAATGCTCCCAGCAagagaaaagtgttttttagtgttttttaattctcttgatagaatttcttttctaattctATCTTTATTTATTGCTTGGATTGAGatttgaatttgataaaaaaaaactttttaaaaaattcaattttattgttagttTATCCTACATGAGCTGATTTTTTGGGAATGTTGTGATCGATTTTATTAGtgtcaaacattttttttcaacagtTGATCAGAAACAGCAGTACTTTATCATTGGATAACATAGTACTGTCGTGGTCGAAATTAGAAATTATGATctacaaaatacattaaagccttttctcttattttttatgagataattATTAGTTTCAATGCAAACTTGCCTTCCATATATGTTGTTCCTATATATAGGGTTATGGGCTAACTGAATCAACGGGGGTCCTGTCCCGATCAAATAGTCCGGAAGAAAGTCGCCATTGGGGTTCAGTAGGAAGGCTCACCGCCTGTTGTGAAGCAAAAATTGTTGATGCTGATACCGGTGACGCCTTGCCTCCGGGGAAGCAAGGAGAGCTTTGGGTTAGAGGATCCACAATAATGAAAGGTAAATATCCGTGGCACACAGCTGCACATGAACATGAACATCTAGCTTTTATTTGTCAAGTATTTTGCTAAACAAAAGGCCTGACATTTGGCATCAGAAAATCAACCAAAGATGCTGCTCACTATATATAAACTAGAGACAGTACTGATCAGGACGATTTGGAGAATTCACTGCAGGTTATGTTGGTGATCCTGAAGCAACTTCTACTACCTTGGATCCAGATGGCTGGTTGAGGACTGGTGATCTTTGTTATATAGACGAGGAAGGTTTTTTATTCGTTGTTGACAGACTGAAGGAACTGATCAAATACAAGGGATACCAGGTAATTTCATAACATCGGTCTTAGTTTCTTGCCCCATTCAACCTCTATTAGAACATAAAGATTAAACAACTGAAATTACTATATATAGGTTGCTCCAGCTGAACTAGAGCAACTGCTCCAGTCCCATCTAGAGATAGCTGATGCTGCAGTAATACCGTAAGTCTTCACTTCTTCAAGTTTATGGGATCCCTTGATTTTCCCCTTAATCCAGCAACTTTGGTAGAAGAAATTATAATGATCTCCGCGTGTTTAGTATCATTATCAGTATTCTATAAGTCATAGGAAACATAAAGAAATTCTGATATAAAAGAAATTGCAGATACCCTGACAAGGAAGCTGGTCAGGTGCCCATGGCTTTTGTGGTGAAACAGCCTCAGAGTAGAATCAATGAAAGGGGGGTAATGGATTTTGTTGCAAAAGAAGGTGCTTTGCTAATGCTTACAGtcatttctttttgaattttctctCCAGCATCATTGATGAATCTGATCATTTTGTGCTTTGTTTTAATGCCTTTTGCATGAGAGCATGCAGGTTGCACCATACAAGAAAGTAAGGCGAGTAGAGTTTGTCAGTGCTATACCCAAGAGTCCAGCAGGAAAAATATTGAGGAAGGAACTGAGAAAGATGGTTCTAATTCCGTTCCCTTCATCGAAAATGTAATTAATGAACTGATTTCAGAATTGTTGGAAAATTATATGCAATTAAGAAGGCTATTGATAGTATATCATAATAAGCCATTTATACTGAATGATAGtcaagaattaattatttagGTTTTTATAGCCAAAATcgatcaaaaaataataatatgatgatgtccaaaaaaatcataatagatTAAGAGCAAGTTTATATGttgaataattagttaatttcttggttttgataatctaataattttttttttagtcaagtTGGTTGATAGTTTGTAACTAGTGCCTGATACATGTGAAATATCATCTTTTGTAGATTTGAGAACTTTAGATgattcaatgatattttttagaaagacagactcttaaaatatatatgctaaaaatGTTGCTATCTAGATCCAAGAAAGTTCAATAATATCCCTTTTTGTAGATTTGTGGTGTCATTCGCATACTTAGAGTTCTCTTAAATATTAGATTATATttaaatccatgtttttttttcaataccttATAATGTTACTTCTAAATCAAGATTCTATCAAACTTAATTACGCAATTAAAAGATTGACatcacaatattattattattttttcaaaatgtaaaaatatattaaaaataaaaagtcaacaaGTCAAGATTACAAACATATATAACCTAATAGGGACATACTcccaataaaaactaaataaacaaacatataaaaattatagtcAAATGAGGACAAAGGGGACAAGTTCACTAAACAAGAAAGGGATGACAAAATTGATTAACTAAGGAACCTATAGAAATAATAGGTGCTGAAGTTGaccaacaaaataaacaatggAGTCAGAGAAACCCCAGTTGTGCAGCCCATAACAAGCAACGTTCAACGGCAATCGAGCAAGTAAAACACAGCCAACATATCCAAACCATCAGACAAGAAGCACTGATGAAAGGAATGTTGGGGATTCTAGCTCCCCTATGCACGGACCGGTGGTGTTCTGATAGTTGCCCAttggaggctaagcacactaagacacaatatttaacgtggtttgacaaatcgcctacatccacgggagaagtCCATAAATAATCAAACTTCGGACATGCCCACATGCACCGACGAGGTGGTTGTCCACGTTCGCAGACACCCCACGCGTCTTTTTTCGCCCGAATAGGCTGACCTGACCCGAATACTAGTTGACCCGACCCATGTGACTGACCCGGATAATGATGACATCAGCATGATGTAAGTGTGACGTCATCATGCACTGTAGGCATGCTAAGGATGACGTCAGCCTGATGTAATTGTGACGTCAGCATTCACAGTTGGCATGCCATGTCAGTGACGAGTCAGCTGATACATCAGCACAGTGGGACCCACCAGCCACGTCATCAGCCTCGAGCCGAGCCGAGTAGGAGTCGAGCCGGGAGTCAAGGGATATGATCCTATGCAGCTGATCctacgtgcaaccggatctgagattgaatctagGCAACTCATCAGgctagaa encodes:
- the LOC133670952 gene encoding 4-coumarate--CoA ligase-like 9 — translated: MDQQANSPINPKSGFNSSAKTFHSLRPPIHLPPEETPFSAADYALSLHANHSPWPDSLAIINSSTSQKLSYSDFIERIKSLTLYLQNVTQLRKNDTAFILCPNSIKVPVLYFSLLSLGVVISPANPISTESEISHQISLSNPVIAFAISKTCHKLPKLKYRTILIDSPEFDSVITMSPAAATTAQQDLEKVTVSQSDLAAIMYSSGTTGKVKGVMLTHRNLMAVIAGYYPFKQERKSPTVMLYTVPYFHVFGFFYSFKSVALSETVVVMERFDLKKMLRAVEKFRVTHLAVAPPVVVAMAKSDLTDGYDLRSLETVGCGGAPLGKDVMKVFADRFPTVDLWQGYGLTESTGVLSRSNSPEESRHWGSVGRLTACCEAKIVDADTGDALPPGKQGELWVRGSTIMKGYVGDPEATSTTLDPDGWLRTGDLCYIDEEGFLFVVDRLKELIKYKGYQVAPAELEQLLQSHLEIADAAVIPYPDKEAGQVPMAFVVKQPQSRINERGVMDFVAKQVAPYKKVRRVEFVSAIPKSPAGKILRKELRKMVLIPFPSSKM